One part of the Diadema setosum chromosome 6, eeDiaSeto1, whole genome shotgun sequence genome encodes these proteins:
- the LOC140229989 gene encoding uncharacterized protein — MMSRGLVSSDSIDSNILNVEFPHFTCICEICDCGRHKHHNDCKKKRRPVNSNRPCDLSHYQQTFTGFPGAQRRLPLIPPPTPRDPNPPKMVFNTTQRVDFVPRGDGKKPTKIKPTENYEPSSAPLDGKTVYKETYPGHTQFPEIAALRPPTRSNQHRARSAKFDPRTSHKEEFRPWDSKPSAAFGELPSFAGSILYPGDKLGELVSMTQNDFVERPIDKREMIRADVGNIHVREGKFDHTTVHKMTYTDQGPGHKSKTARPSNQYPSAARRAKFDGLTQSKRDFAGYQSQPLPPKPCTPPPTTIRLSMDSRIDFVTEQKQEFQGVDVMTNPKPALMKKDSDKYNPPTVKFATDSSHKVDYRPIDAKDAYRQPNFRRPHTQGGMRSAKFYDQTTNKRFFRDWGAKPRIRYGDFHEANVYVKPRGKMEVESWNSSTYKHVSLDEPTPNFAPENKPMEHAGKQDFTTIHKMTYQGLRPKMCKSQLYLLQQEMKRRKALKERVAKEGPSATGVQSVRRTALAGTV, encoded by the exons ATGATGTCCAGAGGTTTGGTGTCGTCAGACTCGATAGATTCCAACATCTTGAATGTGGAGTTCCCACACTTCACATGCATCTGTGAAATCTGTGACTGTGG GAGACACAAGCATCACAATGACTGCAAGAAGAAGCGACGTCCTGTGAACAGCAACCGACCATGTGACCTCAGCCATTACCAGCAAACCTTCACGGGTTTCCCTGGGGCACAGCGTCGGCTACCTCTCATTCCTCCGCCGACACCCCGTGACCCCAACCCACCTAAGATGGTCTTCAATACCACGCAGAGGGTTGACTTTGTTCCACGTGGGGATGGGAAGAAGCCCACCAAAATAAAGCCC ACCGAAAACTACGAGCCTTCCAGCGCACCCCTTGATGGGAAGACGGTCTACAAGGAAACCTATCCTGGTCACACGCAGTTTCCTGAAATTGCAGCTCTACGCCCTCCAACAAGGTCCAACCAGCATCGGGCGAGATCGGCGAAGTTCGACCCGCGCACGAGCCACAAGGAAGAGTTTCGACCATGGGATTCGAAACCTTCGGCAGCGTTCGGCGAACTGCCGTCATTTGCAG gttcAATTTTGTACCCGGGTGACAAGCTTGGCGAGCTGGTATCGATGACACAAAACGATTTTGTCGAGAGACCGATCGATAAGCGAGAGATGATCCGGGCAGACGTAGGCAATATTCACGTTAGAGAAG GAAAGTTCGATCACACCACTGTGCACAAGATGACCTACACCGACCAGGGTCCCGGTCACAAATCGAAGACTGCCCGTCCTTCCAACCAGTACCCTTCGGCTGCCCGCCGGGCTAAGTTCGACGGGCTCACGCAGAGTAAGCGTGACTTCGCTGGCTACCAGAGTCAACCTTTACCACCCAAGCCATGCACACCACCACCTACAACGATAAGACTTAGCATGGATTCAAG GATTGACTTTGTGACAGAGCAGAAGCAAGAGTTTCAGGGTGTTGACGTCATGACTAATCCAAAGCCCGCCCTCATGAAGAAGGATTCAGACAAGTACAACCCGCCTACCGTCAAGTTTGCCACTGACTCGTCACACAAG GTCGATTACCGTCCCATCGATGCCAAGGATGCTTACAGGCAACCAAACTTTCGGCGGCCGCACACGCAAGGCGGGATGAGATCGGCTAAATTCTACGACCAGACGACAAACAAGCGATTTTTCAGAGACTGGGGCGCCAAACCACGCATCCGCTACGGCGACTTCCATGAGGCGAATGTGTACGTGAAGCCGCGAGGTAAAATGGAGGTAGAGAGCTGGAATAGCTCCACCTATAAGCACGTCTCGCTGGACGAACCGACGCCAAATTTCGCTCCCGAAAATAAACCTATGGAGCACGCAGGGAAGCAGGACTTCACTACCATACACAAAATGACCTACCAGGGGCTACGGCCGAAGATGTGCAAGTCACAGTTGTACTTGTTGCAGCAGGAAATGAAGAGGAGAAAGGCGTTGAAAGAACGGGTAGCCAAAGAGGGACCGTCCGCTACGGGAGTCCAGTCCGTGCGGAGGACGGCTCTTGCAGGCACTgtctga
- the LOC140229448 gene encoding uncharacterized protein: MSSGSDNTQSSEGNDISDCDEAGADTQGQQHDDSNFEQADVTEESDSPTCNLSENISRKRDLHLKHRQSSLGDMKSHHRTLKQNQTAVRKLSCRTGKCEKPNEPRAMKENPSGKLPVRWNLRQSDGLIKKKKMYARIKLIKWKGFPSIEAASVSTSAEPVHKGSCRQESVSESVDISQGETLDNPREPELEDPLKLSAIKFRQAGENSSESSSDPSITTAAWSVLCAEQENESSTKISLKPVNSKQEDSRRSRDSCFVNDAASAPFLSCDKRCNPDCPLHLLGTKMVTNPYKLQRIVMCMCEGMSKLMNSKEMSIPSSDITQVPSSLSVRTRASQRSTEREKQAGDRSPTSVQAELSEDAESLRDTRQDTSDSDYKVSCTDKSDSEDEDWEAQSTKASKKKVSRNRSKSDGKTSSPAKRRGRKPVDRFCTICQKEFVTIERHMLIHNATRSFKCDECGKAFFEMRVLQKHKATHDNKFKCNVCGQQFSKVRQARRHARIHVAEKPYICDVCKRPFRARRELRKHMLMHSNIRQYMCHICGHSSRLLSQFKVHQRSHTGEKPYVCEICGKAFRYSSGLRVHSFSHTTGKPYRCLICNESFAHNYLLKRHRLSHDETESAPCETQELSTITIELPDSNTHSEQSGTPLQLRLVEFLPKTNMQHHSSEYSSEFSIPSLNQTLQLEHPTPPQLLEQAPQDPNTSTQTSDSPPQIQPSKESGDFTTCQSNALPELQSQNPATSQQRTSSGLLNEQIMQAGDASLIHTFLGPEMLKENLMYGPGSRRRTVEDCLVVPLSKESVKGQHLDSKTSVGMS, translated from the exons ATGTCATCAGGGTCAGACAATACACAGTCATCTGAAGGTAATGACATCTCTGACTGTGATGAGGCAGGTGCTGACACTCAAGGCCAACAACATGATGACTCTAATTTTGAACAAGCTGATGTTACTGAAGAGTCAGATTCTCCTACTTGTAATCTTTCTGAAAACATTTCCAGAAAAAGGGATTTGCATTTGAAGCACAGGCAAAGCTCATTAGGAGACATGAAAAGTCATCACAGAACcttgaagcaaaatcaaacagCAGTCAGGAAATTATCATGTAGAACTGGAAAGTGTGAAAAACCCAATGAACCAAGAGCTATGAAGGAAAATCCGAGTGGCAAACTGCCTGTGAGATGGAATCTGAGACAAAGTGATGgattgataaagaaaaaaaagatgtatgcaCGGATAAAATTAATCAAATGGAAAGGATTCCCTTCAATAGAAGCTGCTTCAGTCAGCACATCAGCAGAGCCAGTCCACAAAGGTAGTTGCAGACAAGAGTCAGTTTCCGAAAGTGTAGACATTAGTCAAGGAGAGACGCTTGATAACCCCAGAGAACCTGAGCTAGAAGACCCACTTAAACTCAGTGCAATAAAGTTTAGGCAGGCTGGGGAAAACTCTTCAGAAAGCAGCAGTGATCCAAGCATTACAACTGCTGCATGGAGTGTATTATGTGCAGAGCAAGAGAATGAATCCAGTACCAAAATCTCCCTGAAACCTGTTAATTCAAAACAAGAGGATTCTAGACGGAGTAGAGACAGCTGTTTTGTCAATGATGCTGCTTCTGCTCCATTTTTGTCATGTGATAAGAGGTGTAATCCCGACTGTCCATTGCATTTGTTAGGGACCAAAATGGTTACAAATCCATATAAACTGCAGAGAAttgtaatgtgtatgtgtgaaggTATGTCAAAACTTATGAATTCAAAGGAAATGTCTATTCCATCATCAGATATTACGCAGGTGCCCAGCTCATTATCAGTACGAACGAGAGCGAGTCAAAGAAGTACTGAAAGAGAAAAGCAAGCTGGTGATAGAAGTCCTACTAGTGTCCAAGCAGAATTAAGTGAGGAtgctgaaagtttgagggacaCCAGGCAAGATACTAGTGACAGTGATTACAAGGTTTCTTGCACAGATAAGAGTGACTCAGAGGATGAAGACTGGGAGGCACAGAGTACTAAGGCAAGCAAGAAAAAGGTTAGTCGTAACAGAAGTAAGAGTGATGGAAAGACAAGTTCCCCAGCCAAGAGACGTGGTAGGAAGCCAGTGGACAGGTTCTGCACCATCTGCCAGAAAGAATTTGTCACCATCGAGAGACACATGCTGATACATAACGCCACCCGCTCATTCAAATGCGATGAATGTGGGAAAGCATTCTTTGAAATGCGTGTGTTGCAGAAACACAAAGCAACCCATGACAACAAGTTCAAATGCAATGTATGTGGACAGCAATTCTCCAAAGTACGTCAGGCAAGGCGGCATGCTAGGATACATGTTGCAGAGAAACCATACATCTGTGATGTCTGCAAGCGACCGTTTCGCGCCCGCAGGGAACTTCGCAAGCACATGCTCATGCACAGCAATATCCGGCAATATATGTGTCACATATGTGGCCACAGTTCCCGCTTGCTTTCACAATTCAAAGTGCACCAACGGAGCCACACTGGAGAGAAGCCTTACGTTTGTGAGATTTGTGGAAAGGCATTCAGATACTCAAGTGGTTTGCGTGTGCACAGCTTCAGTCACACGACAGGAAAGCCATACCGCTGTTTGATTTGCAACGAGTCATTTGCCCATAACTACTTGTTGAAGCGCCATCGCTTGTCACATGATGAAACGGAAAGTGCTCCATGTGAAACTCAGGAACTCTCAACAATAACCATTGAACTGCCTGactcaaacacacactctgAGCAATCGGGTACGCCACTGCAGCTTAGATTGGTAGAGTTTCTACCCAAGACAAATATGCAGCACCATTCTTCAGAATATTCATCTGAGTTTTCCATACCAAGTCTGAACCAAACACTACAACTTGAACACCCTACTCCCCCTCAGCTATTGGAGCAAGCACCACAGGACCCAAACACCTCCACGCAGACCAGTGACAGTCCACCACAGATTCAGCCATCAAAAGAGTCTGGAGATTTCACTACATGTCAAAGCAATGCCTTGCCAGAGTTACAATCTCAGAACCCAGCCACATCTCAACAACGTACCAGCTCAGGTCTGCTCAATGAACAGATAATGCAGGCAGGTGATGCCTCCCTGATCCACACTTTCCTTGGTCCAGAGATGCTTAAGGAGAATCTCATGTATGGACCTGGTAGCAGGAGAAGAACTGTTGAGGACTGCCTGGTTGTTCCACTCTCCAAAGAAAGCGTCAAAGGGCAAC ACTTAGACAGCAAGACTTCAGTTGGAATGTCATAA